A stretch of Lysinibacillus agricola DNA encodes these proteins:
- the rimP gene encoding ribosome maturation factor RimP: MSKVPSLIEELAKPIVEELNLELVDVEFVKEGRNWFLRVYVDTPEGSIDIDQCAQVSERLSLLLDEKDPITQNYYLEVSSPGAERPLKKDADFEKAIGKFIYIKTYEPIKDMKEFQGYLTSYDEHILVVEVLIKTRKITVTIEQEKIALARLAIDFSA, from the coding sequence ATGAGCAAAGTACCATCTTTAATTGAAGAGCTCGCCAAACCGATTGTTGAAGAATTAAATCTTGAGTTAGTGGATGTCGAGTTCGTAAAAGAAGGACGTAACTGGTTTTTACGTGTTTATGTGGATACACCTGAGGGGAGTATTGACATTGACCAATGTGCTCAAGTTAGTGAACGACTGAGTTTGCTGTTGGATGAAAAAGATCCAATTACACAAAACTATTATTTAGAAGTTTCTTCACCTGGAGCAGAACGTCCATTAAAAAAGGATGCTGATTTTGAAAAAGCGATTGGCAAATTTATTTATATTAAAACCTATGAGCCCATCAAGGACATGAAGGAATTCCAAGGCTACTTAACGTCGTACGATGAACATATATTAGTGGTGGAAGTACTCATCAAAACCCGCAAAATTACAGTAACAATTGAACAAGAAAAAATCGCATTGGCACGATTAGCCATCGATTTTTCAGCATAA
- the nusA gene encoding transcription termination factor NusA: protein MSSDLLDALNALEEQKGISRDVLIEAIEAALVTAYKRNFNQAQNVRVDLNLDKGSIRVFSRKDVVEEVEDDRLQISIEDAKAINPAYQMEDVVEQEVTPRNFGRIAAQTAKQVVTQRVREAERGLIYEQYVDREDDIVTGVVERLDARNIYVGLGKVEAALPQNEQIQGETYHPHDRIKVYITKVERTTRGPQVIVSRTHPGLLRRLFEMEVPEIYEGIVEIKSIAREAGDRSKISVYAHNEEVDPVGSCVGAKGARVQTIVNELNGEKIDIVEWSEDPVVFVANALSPSKVLDVQVNEEEKSTTVVVPDYQLSLAIGKRGQNARLAAKLTGWKIDIKSETDARELGIYPSATSTFIPAEDEESDFDDVAVDLYQDDEE from the coding sequence ATGAGTAGTGATTTGTTAGATGCGCTAAATGCGCTAGAAGAACAAAAAGGAATTTCAAGAGATGTGTTAATTGAAGCAATTGAAGCGGCATTAGTTACAGCTTACAAACGCAACTTCAATCAAGCACAAAATGTTCGTGTGGACTTAAATTTAGATAAGGGCTCAATTCGTGTCTTTTCACGTAAAGATGTTGTAGAAGAAGTAGAGGATGATCGTTTACAAATTTCTATAGAAGATGCAAAGGCTATTAACCCTGCATACCAGATGGAGGATGTGGTTGAGCAAGAGGTGACACCTCGAAACTTTGGTCGTATTGCCGCACAGACAGCGAAACAAGTAGTTACACAACGTGTACGCGAGGCAGAACGCGGTCTAATTTACGAGCAATATGTGGACCGTGAAGATGATATCGTGACTGGTGTAGTTGAGCGTCTAGATGCTCGTAATATATATGTAGGTCTAGGAAAAGTAGAGGCTGCATTACCACAAAACGAACAAATTCAAGGTGAAACATATCATCCACATGATCGTATCAAGGTCTATATTACAAAGGTTGAACGTACTACACGTGGGCCTCAAGTCATTGTTTCACGTACACATCCTGGTTTATTACGCCGCTTATTTGAAATGGAAGTACCTGAAATCTATGAAGGTATTGTAGAAATTAAATCGATTGCTCGTGAAGCAGGAGATCGTTCTAAAATCTCTGTTTATGCACATAACGAAGAGGTAGATCCAGTAGGTTCATGTGTAGGTGCAAAAGGCGCGCGTGTTCAAACAATTGTTAACGAATTAAACGGTGAAAAAATCGATATCGTTGAATGGTCAGAAGATCCAGTTGTATTTGTAGCAAATGCTCTTAGCCCATCAAAGGTTTTAGATGTTCAAGTAAATGAAGAAGAAAAATCTACAACGGTTGTCGTACCTGACTATCAATTATCATTAGCAATTGGTAAACGTGGTCAAAATGCACGTTTAGCTGCAAAGCTAACAGGCTGGAAAATTGATATTAAGAGTGAAACAGATGCTCGTGAGTTAGGTATTTATCCATCTGCTACAAGCACTTTCATTCCTGCTGAGGATGAAGAAAGTGATTTTGATGATGTAGCAGTTGACTTATATCAAGACGACGAAGAATAA
- the rnpM gene encoding RNase P modulator RnpM, whose translation MAINKKVPLRKCVATGEMLPKKEMIRVVRSKEGEVSVDISGKKPGRGAYVSKSEKAIEIARKKNVLGHQLDVKIPEEIYDELILLIRRESII comes from the coding sequence ATGGCTATTAATAAAAAAGTACCTCTTCGAAAATGTGTAGCTACAGGAGAAATGCTACCAAAGAAAGAAATGATTCGTGTTGTTCGTTCAAAAGAGGGCGAGGTAAGTGTTGATATTTCCGGAAAAAAACCCGGACGTGGTGCTTATGTCTCTAAATCGGAGAAGGCGATTGAAATCGCCCGAAAGAAAAATGTTTTAGGGCACCAACTTGATGTAAAAATCCCTGAAGAAATCTACGATGAACTTATTTTGCTGATTCGTAGGGAGTCTATTATATGA
- a CDS encoding YlxQ family RNA-binding protein codes for MINQAVFNLLGIAARARKIISGEELVVKEVRNGNAKLVLLANDASKNSSKKIQDKCTYYNVEYHVIGDRYDLGHATGKEARVALAITDKGFASKLSSLLNEK; via the coding sequence ATGATCAATCAAGCAGTGTTTAACTTGCTTGGAATAGCGGCGAGAGCCCGTAAAATTATTTCAGGAGAAGAGTTAGTAGTAAAGGAAGTCCGCAATGGTAATGCAAAGCTAGTACTGCTTGCAAACGATGCTTCTAAAAACTCTAGCAAAAAAATTCAAGATAAATGCACGTACTACAACGTTGAGTATCATGTAATTGGTGATCGTTATGATCTAGGACATGCTACAGGTAAGGAGGCCCGAGTGGCTTTAGCTATTACCGATAAAGGTTTTGCAAGCAAATTGTCTAGTCTACTCAACGAAAAATAA
- the infB gene encoding translation initiation factor IF-2: MTKIRVHEYAKQVNKTSKEVIEALSKLNVSVTNHMSMLEKDIVAKLNQSFKATKEVKKPTQNVSQKPQANGQQKPQQSVKKQEGQKQQSTTSKPKVNNQQQTHQNSNSSNEKSKNIKGNQNRNMTQNNNNNNNNNNRRGYNQRPKPGIHGGKRRHPKTHQPSLPVKQKELPEKITFVESLSVAELAKKLHREPSEIIKKLFMLGVMATINQELDKDAIELICTDYGVEVEEEIRVDITDLETHFEQTEEINEEDLSERPPVVTIMGHVDHGKTTLLDSIRNTKVTAVEAGGITQHIGAYQVTEGDKKITFLDTPGHAAFTTMRARGAKITDLTILVVAADDGVMPQTVEAINHAKAAEVPIIVAVNKMDKPSANPDRVMQELTEHGLVPEAWGGETIFVPISALKGEGIDTLLEMILLIAEVGELKANPNRLALGSVIEAQLDKGRGSVATLLVQDGTLKVGDPIVVGHAYGRVRAMVNDKGRRVKEAGPSTPVEITGLNDVPQAGDRFVVFEDEKTARQVGETRAMTAIQAQRSEKQRVTLDNLFEQMSQGEMKELNLIVKADVQGTVEAMAASLMKIDVEGVNVKIIHTGAGAITESDISLAAASNAIVIGFNVRPDVNAKRAAEEEGVDIRLHRIIYKVIEEIEQAMKGMLDPEFEEKIIGQAEVRQTIKVSKVGTIAGSYVTEGKVTRDSGVRVIRDNVVIFEGELDTLKRFKDEVKEVARGYECGITITNFNDIKEGDIIEAYIMEEVKRA; encoded by the coding sequence ATGACCAAAATCAGAGTTCATGAATATGCGAAACAAGTGAATAAAACGAGTAAAGAGGTTATTGAAGCACTAAGTAAATTAAATGTGAGTGTAACAAACCATATGTCAATGTTAGAAAAAGATATAGTGGCAAAGTTAAATCAATCATTTAAAGCTACAAAAGAAGTGAAGAAACCTACTCAAAACGTATCGCAAAAACCACAAGCTAATGGTCAACAAAAACCACAGCAATCGGTGAAAAAGCAAGAAGGGCAAAAGCAGCAATCTACTACTTCTAAACCAAAAGTCAATAATCAGCAACAAACGCATCAAAACTCAAATTCGTCTAACGAAAAATCTAAGAATATAAAAGGTAATCAAAATCGAAATATGACACAAAATAATAATAATAATAATAATAATAATAATCGCAGAGGTTACAACCAACGTCCAAAACCAGGAATTCATGGCGGAAAACGTCGCCATCCAAAAACACATCAACCAAGTCTACCAGTGAAACAAAAGGAATTACCAGAAAAAATTACTTTTGTTGAATCACTTTCTGTAGCAGAATTAGCTAAAAAATTACACCGTGAACCATCAGAAATTATTAAAAAATTATTTATGCTTGGTGTAATGGCAACAATTAACCAAGAATTAGATAAGGATGCAATTGAATTAATTTGCACAGACTATGGTGTAGAAGTTGAAGAGGAAATTCGTGTAGATATTACGGATTTAGAAACACACTTCGAACAAACAGAAGAAATTAACGAAGAGGACTTATCAGAACGTCCTCCTGTAGTGACAATTATGGGGCACGTTGACCATGGTAAAACTACATTATTAGACTCTATTCGCAATACAAAAGTTACAGCTGTTGAAGCTGGAGGTATTACTCAGCATATCGGTGCTTATCAAGTAACTGAAGGCGACAAAAAAATTACGTTCCTTGATACACCAGGACACGCTGCTTTTACAACGATGCGTGCGCGCGGTGCGAAAATAACAGACTTAACGATTTTAGTGGTTGCTGCGGATGATGGTGTTATGCCACAAACAGTTGAAGCGATTAACCACGCAAAAGCAGCAGAAGTACCAATTATCGTTGCAGTCAATAAAATGGATAAACCTTCAGCTAATCCAGACCGTGTGATGCAAGAGTTAACGGAGCATGGCCTAGTTCCAGAAGCTTGGGGCGGCGAAACTATTTTCGTACCAATTTCTGCATTAAAAGGTGAAGGCATTGACACATTATTAGAAATGATTTTACTTATCGCTGAAGTTGGAGAATTAAAAGCGAACCCTAATCGCTTAGCACTTGGTTCAGTAATTGAAGCACAGCTAGATAAAGGTCGAGGCTCTGTTGCAACGCTTTTAGTACAAGATGGAACATTAAAAGTTGGGGACCCAATTGTTGTCGGCCATGCTTATGGGCGAGTACGTGCTATGGTGAATGACAAAGGCCGTCGTGTGAAGGAAGCTGGACCATCAACGCCAGTAGAAATCACAGGCTTAAATGATGTACCACAAGCTGGTGACCGTTTCGTTGTCTTTGAAGACGAAAAAACAGCACGCCAAGTTGGAGAAACTCGTGCAATGACAGCGATTCAAGCACAACGTTCAGAAAAACAACGCGTAACGCTTGATAACTTATTCGAACAAATGAGTCAAGGCGAAATGAAGGAGCTTAACTTAATTGTTAAGGCTGACGTTCAAGGTACTGTAGAAGCTATGGCTGCATCATTAATGAAAATTGATGTTGAAGGCGTAAACGTGAAAATTATTCACACTGGCGCTGGAGCGATTACAGAATCAGATATTTCTCTTGCTGCGGCTTCAAATGCAATTGTTATCGGCTTCAACGTTCGTCCAGATGTCAATGCAAAACGTGCAGCAGAAGAAGAGGGCGTAGATATTCGTCTACACCGCATTATCTATAAAGTAATTGAGGAAATTGAACAAGCAATGAAAGGTATGCTTGATCCAGAATTCGAAGAAAAAATTATTGGTCAAGCAGAAGTTCGACAAACAATTAAAGTATCAAAAGTTGGTACAATTGCTGGTTCGTACGTAACAGAAGGTAAAGTAACTCGTGATTCTGGCGTACGTGTAATCCGCGATAATGTAGTAATTTTTGAAGGTGAATTAGATACACTTAAACGTTTTAAAGATGAAGTAAAAGAAGTTGCTAGAGGTTACGAATGTGGTATTACAATTACAAACTTCAACGATATTAAAGAAGGCGACATTATCGAAGCCTATATTATGGAAGAAGTTAAACGTGCTTAA
- a CDS encoding DUF503 domain-containing protein — protein sequence MIVYAEVEFIIQTAHSLKEKRAVLQRMITRTKQKFNVSIAEIDHQNVWQRTKLALVAVSSSKEAAEREINHALHYLQSNPAWEQLNVWRDYL from the coding sequence ATGATTGTTTACGCAGAGGTTGAATTCATTATTCAAACTGCCCATTCGTTGAAGGAAAAACGTGCTGTTCTACAGCGTATGATTACTCGCACTAAACAAAAATTTAATGTATCCATTGCGGAAATTGACCATCAAAATGTATGGCAGCGCACGAAGTTAGCGCTTGTTGCTGTTTCTTCTTCAAAAGAAGCAGCCGAGCGTGAAATTAATCATGCGCTCCATTACTTACAGTCAAATCCGGCTTGGGAACAGTTAAATGTTTGGCGAGACTATCTATAA
- the rbfA gene encoding 30S ribosome-binding factor RbfA → MSLRSNRVAEQMKKELGDILSRKIKDPRVGFVTVTGVEVTGDLQQATIYITTLGNEREREETLKALLKASGFIRSEIGSRIRLRRTPELIFEFDSSIEYGNRIDSLLRGLHEE, encoded by the coding sequence ATGTCTCTACGCTCAAACCGTGTCGCTGAGCAAATGAAAAAAGAGCTCGGTGATATTCTTAGCCGTAAAATAAAAGACCCGCGTGTTGGTTTCGTTACTGTTACTGGTGTTGAGGTAACAGGTGATTTACAGCAAGCGACAATTTATATTACAACTCTAGGCAATGAACGTGAACGAGAGGAAACACTAAAAGCTTTATTAAAAGCTTCTGGTTTCATTCGCTCAGAAATCGGTTCACGAATCCGTTTACGTCGTACACCAGAATTAATTTTTGAATTTGATTCATCGATTGAATATGGGAACCGTATTGATTCATTGCTACGTGGTTTACACGAAGAATAA
- the truB gene encoding tRNA pseudouridine(55) synthase TruB translates to MNGILPLWKERGMTSHDCVFKLRKILRTKKVGHTGTLDPGVEGVLPICIGQATRIAEYLTDAGKTYEAMISIGRTTTTEDAEGETVEQDSTIKKFTRTQLQEVLASLTGVINQTPPMFSAVKVNGKRLYEYARKGEIIERPTRQVTIYALELLDDVEIYEGQEITFPVRIACGKGTYIRTLAVQIGQALGYPAHMKELVRTASGTFTQENCFTLAQVAELMEAEQIDTCILPVEYALTDYPYIEITTANEKEIFNGQVLPADALLKIHDKIVFGISGKAFAVYHAHPTKEGFMKPHKMFPTIE, encoded by the coding sequence ATGAACGGTATTTTACCGCTTTGGAAGGAACGTGGCATGACGAGTCATGATTGCGTCTTTAAATTGCGAAAAATTTTACGTACCAAAAAAGTTGGACATACAGGGACACTTGATCCAGGTGTCGAGGGAGTCCTTCCCATTTGTATTGGTCAAGCAACACGCATCGCAGAATATTTAACAGATGCAGGAAAGACGTATGAAGCCATGATATCAATTGGGCGTACAACGACAACTGAGGATGCAGAGGGAGAAACAGTTGAACAAGATAGTACGATTAAAAAATTTACACGTACTCAATTGCAAGAAGTTTTAGCCTCGCTAACAGGTGTTATTAATCAAACACCACCGATGTTTTCAGCTGTCAAAGTAAATGGTAAACGTCTCTATGAATATGCCCGAAAAGGCGAGATCATCGAAAGACCTACACGTCAAGTTACTATTTATGCACTAGAGCTATTAGATGATGTAGAAATATACGAAGGACAAGAAATTACATTTCCTGTACGTATAGCGTGTGGTAAAGGGACGTATATTCGAACACTAGCTGTGCAAATTGGACAGGCGCTTGGCTATCCTGCACATATGAAAGAGCTCGTACGCACAGCCTCAGGCACCTTTACGCAAGAAAATTGCTTTACATTGGCACAAGTTGCTGAGCTAATGGAAGCTGAACAAATCGATACATGTATTTTACCAGTTGAGTATGCATTAACAGATTATCCATATATTGAGATAACCACTGCTAATGAAAAAGAAATTTTCAATGGACAAGTGCTTCCCGCAGATGCATTATTAAAGATACATGATAAAATTGTTTTTGGAATCAGTGGGAAAGCATTTGCGGTCTATCATGCCCATCCTACAAAGGAAGGGTTTATGAAGCCACATAAGATGTTTCCGACGATAGAGTAG
- the ribF gene encoding riboflavin biosynthesis protein RibF, translating into MEVIHLKYPHQLQQRESMQPYSLALGFFDGVHRGHQAVIKAAKEEGDKRQIPTAVMTFDPHPSLVLGGRNEKVFYITLLQQKLQLFEEQGVDTAFVVHFTSDFAKLSPDAFIDTFIRGLNIQHVTAGFDYSFGAFGKGKMEDMRALSNGDYGVTVVEKKIDDIEKISSTRIRKLLQEGDMEAARLLLGRPFEITGIVVHGDKRGRTIGFPTANVQALEGTYIPASGVYAVRLLVQNNWYDGVCNVGYKPTFKDPNDKQLSIEVHILNFEKNIYGEEVHVAWYKRIRSERKFDGIEALKAQIEKDKQEAIEYFTLITES; encoded by the coding sequence ATGGAGGTCATTCATTTAAAATACCCACACCAACTACAGCAACGAGAAAGCATGCAGCCATATTCATTGGCACTTGGCTTTTTTGATGGTGTACATAGAGGGCATCAGGCAGTTATTAAGGCAGCGAAGGAAGAAGGAGACAAGCGTCAAATTCCAACGGCTGTTATGACATTCGATCCACATCCTTCTTTAGTGCTTGGCGGACGTAACGAAAAAGTATTTTATATAACGTTATTACAGCAAAAATTGCAGCTTTTTGAAGAACAGGGTGTTGATACAGCATTTGTTGTACACTTCACATCTGATTTTGCAAAGCTTTCACCTGATGCATTTATTGATACATTTATTCGTGGGTTGAACATTCAACATGTTACAGCTGGCTTTGATTATTCTTTTGGTGCATTCGGTAAAGGTAAAATGGAAGATATGCGTGCATTGAGTAATGGAGATTACGGCGTAACAGTTGTTGAAAAGAAAATCGACGATATCGAAAAAATTAGCTCTACACGTATCCGTAAGCTTTTGCAAGAGGGAGATATGGAAGCAGCAAGATTGCTCCTAGGACGACCATTTGAAATTACGGGTATCGTTGTACATGGTGATAAGCGAGGACGCACAATCGGTTTCCCAACTGCTAATGTCCAAGCGTTAGAGGGGACTTATATCCCAGCAAGCGGTGTGTATGCGGTACGATTACTTGTACAAAATAACTGGTATGATGGTGTATGTAATGTAGGCTATAAACCCACATTTAAAGATCCAAATGACAAGCAATTATCCATCGAAGTCCATATATTAAACTTCGAAAAAAATATTTACGGTGAAGAAGTACATGTCGCTTGGTATAAACGTATAAGAAGTGAACGAAAATTCGATGGTATTGAAGCATTGAAAGCACAAATCGAAAAAGATAAACAGGAAGCAATTGAGTATTTTACACTTATTACCGAAAGTTAA
- the rpsO gene encoding 30S ribosomal protein S15: MAISKERKNEIIAEYRTHESDTGSPEVQVAVLTEEINALNAHLRTHKKDFHSERGLLKMVGRRRHLLKYLRETDVQRYRELITRLGLRR; this comes from the coding sequence ATGGCTATTTCAAAAGAACGTAAAAACGAAATTATTGCTGAGTACCGTACTCACGAAAGTGATACTGGTTCACCAGAAGTACAAGTTGCAGTATTAACAGAGGAAATTAACGCTCTAAACGCTCACTTACGTACACACAAAAAAGATTTCCACTCTGAGCGTGGTCTTCTTAAAATGGTAGGTCGTCGTCGTCACCTATTAAAATATCTTCGTGAAACTGACGTACAACGTTACCGTGAACTAATCACTCGTTTAGGCTTACGTCGCTAA
- the pnp gene encoding polyribonucleotide nucleotidyltransferase: MNEKKVYSYEWAGRPLVIEVGQLAKQANGAVLVRYGDTSVLSTATMSKSPKPLDFFPLTVNYEERLYAAGKIPGGFIKREGRPSEKAILASRLIDRPIRPMFPDGFRNEVQVISMVMSNDPDCTSEMAAMLGSSIALAISDIPFDGPIAGVQVGYIDGKFIVNPTVEQSNQSTVHLSVAGNKDAINMVEAGALEVPEEIMLEAIMFGHEEIQKIIAFQEQIVAEVGKEKLSITLFEIDEAIQADIKAACETDMHDAIQTAEKHARDEAIKAVKDRVIASYEEQEADDVTMKQVYTMLDKMVKDEVRRQITEDKVRPDGRKLDEIRPLSSETGILQRTHGSALFTRGQTQALSICTLGALGDVQIIDGLGVEESKRFMHHYNFPQFSVGETGPIRGPGRREIGHGALGERALDAVIPDESVFPYTIRCVSEVLESNGSTSQASICASTLAMMDAGVPLKAPVAGIAMGLIKKGEHYSILTDIQGMEDHLGDMDFKVAGTAKGVTALQMDIKIDGLSRNILEEALTQAKIGRMHILESMLATLADPREKLSQFAPKIVIVKINPDKIRDVIGPGGKQINKIIEETGVKIDTEQDGTIYISSADEEMNARAKQIIEDIVREAKVGEYYLSTVKRIEKFGAFCEIFPGKDGLLHISEIQEERTKQVEDVLKLGDQLLVKVIEIDKQGRVNLSRKVVIQEEKERAEQDK, translated from the coding sequence ATGAACGAAAAGAAAGTCTATTCCTATGAATGGGCTGGCCGTCCGCTTGTAATCGAAGTCGGACAGTTAGCAAAACAAGCAAATGGGGCCGTTTTAGTACGCTATGGTGATACATCTGTACTTTCAACAGCAACAATGTCAAAATCACCGAAACCACTTGATTTCTTCCCATTAACAGTAAACTACGAAGAACGTTTATACGCAGCAGGTAAAATTCCTGGTGGCTTTATTAAACGTGAAGGACGTCCATCTGAAAAAGCAATACTAGCAAGCCGTTTAATCGACCGTCCGATTCGTCCGATGTTCCCAGACGGTTTCCGTAATGAAGTACAAGTGATTTCGATGGTCATGTCTAACGATCCGGATTGCACGTCTGAAATGGCTGCAATGCTTGGTTCATCAATAGCGTTAGCTATTTCAGATATTCCATTCGACGGACCGATTGCAGGTGTACAAGTTGGCTATATCGACGGTAAATTTATCGTGAACCCAACAGTGGAACAATCTAATCAATCAACAGTCCATTTATCTGTAGCAGGTAACAAGGATGCTATCAACATGGTTGAAGCAGGTGCACTAGAAGTACCAGAGGAAATAATGCTAGAAGCCATTATGTTCGGTCATGAAGAAATCCAAAAAATTATTGCTTTCCAAGAGCAAATCGTTGCAGAAGTAGGAAAAGAAAAATTATCTATAACATTATTTGAAATTGATGAAGCGATTCAAGCAGATATAAAAGCAGCTTGTGAGACTGACATGCATGATGCTATTCAAACTGCTGAAAAACATGCACGTGATGAGGCTATTAAAGCGGTAAAAGACCGTGTTATTGCTTCTTATGAAGAGCAAGAAGCTGATGATGTAACAATGAAGCAAGTTTATACAATGCTAGATAAAATGGTTAAAGACGAAGTACGTCGTCAGATTACAGAAGATAAAGTACGTCCAGATGGTCGTAAGTTAGACGAAATCCGTCCACTTTCTTCTGAAACAGGCATATTGCAACGTACACACGGTTCAGCATTATTTACGCGTGGACAAACACAAGCCCTTTCTATTTGTACATTAGGTGCACTAGGGGATGTACAAATTATCGACGGTTTAGGCGTAGAAGAATCAAAACGCTTTATGCATCACTATAACTTCCCTCAATTCTCTGTAGGGGAAACTGGCCCAATTCGTGGACCAGGTCGTCGTGAAATCGGGCATGGTGCATTAGGAGAGCGTGCTCTTGATGCGGTTATTCCAGATGAATCTGTATTCCCATATACAATCCGTTGTGTATCGGAAGTACTTGAATCAAACGGTTCTACATCTCAAGCTTCTATCTGTGCTTCAACGTTAGCGATGATGGATGCTGGTGTTCCATTAAAGGCACCTGTAGCAGGTATTGCAATGGGTCTTATTAAAAAGGGAGAGCATTACTCTATTTTAACGGATATTCAAGGTATGGAAGACCACCTTGGAGATATGGACTTTAAAGTTGCTGGTACAGCTAAGGGTGTAACAGCACTTCAAATGGACATTAAAATTGATGGTTTATCACGTAATATTCTAGAGGAAGCATTAACGCAAGCTAAAATTGGGCGTATGCACATTTTAGAATCAATGCTTGCTACTCTTGCAGACCCACGTGAAAAATTATCTCAATTTGCACCGAAAATTGTGATCGTGAAGATTAATCCTGATAAAATTCGCGATGTCATCGGACCTGGTGGTAAACAAATTAACAAAATTATTGAAGAAACTGGCGTAAAAATTGATACGGAGCAAGATGGTACAATTTACATCTCTTCTGCAGATGAAGAAATGAACGCTCGTGCAAAACAAATTATCGAAGACATCGTACGTGAAGCAAAAGTTGGCGAGTATTACTTATCAACAGTTAAACGTATTGAAAAATTTGGTGCGTTCTGTGAAATATTCCCTGGTAAAGATGGCTTACTTCACATCTCTGAAATTCAAGAGGAACGTACAAAACAAGTTGAAGATGTATTGAAACTTGGCGATCAATTACTTGTAAAAGTTATTGAAATTGACAAGCAAGGTCGTGTGAATTTATCTCGTAAAGTTGTTATCCAAGAGGAAAAAGAACGCGCTGAGCAAGATAAATAA
- a CDS encoding M16 family metallopeptidase has product MVQVHTCQNGVRIVSEQIDHVRSVALGIFVNAGSRYELPEENGITHFIEHMLFKGTKTRTARQIAEEFDRIGGELNAFTSKENTCYYAKVLDHHAELAVTILADMFFNSTFAEEELEKERQVVLEEILMSEDAPDDDVHEKLWGVMYPNDALGRPILGTPATLKTFTATMIRNYMAKHYGPESVVISIAGNITEKLMQTIEDLFGQYQPSRLAVEPVLTNPHFYPGEISKTRDTEQAHLAISYPAIGVKDPDMYSFIALNNIIGGNMSSRLFQEVREERGLAYTIFSYQSCYADVGAFTIYGSTSRQQLSQLQHTIDATLLDIVAGGVTEEELDNAKEQLKGSFVLGLEGTGARMNRNGTSELVHRKHRSVDEVLASIDAVSMESVDRLIAKIMKAEPAISIIGPEA; this is encoded by the coding sequence TTGGTACAAGTACATACATGTCAGAATGGTGTGCGTATTGTGTCTGAGCAAATCGATCATGTAAGATCTGTTGCGCTAGGCATTTTTGTGAATGCAGGATCTCGTTATGAGCTACCTGAGGAAAATGGCATTACGCATTTTATAGAGCATATGCTTTTTAAAGGGACAAAAACTCGAACAGCTCGTCAAATTGCAGAAGAATTTGACCGAATTGGTGGAGAGTTAAATGCCTTTACATCCAAGGAAAATACTTGTTATTACGCAAAGGTTTTAGACCACCATGCTGAGCTTGCAGTCACAATATTAGCAGATATGTTCTTTAACTCTACGTTTGCAGAGGAAGAGTTAGAGAAAGAACGACAAGTTGTGCTAGAGGAAATATTGATGAGTGAAGATGCACCTGATGACGATGTTCATGAAAAGCTATGGGGAGTTATGTATCCGAATGATGCACTCGGTCGTCCAATACTGGGAACTCCTGCTACGTTGAAAACATTTACAGCAACTATGATACGTAACTATATGGCTAAACATTATGGTCCAGAATCAGTTGTTATTTCAATAGCGGGAAATATTACTGAAAAGCTCATGCAAACAATTGAGGACTTATTTGGCCAATATCAGCCATCTCGACTTGCGGTTGAACCTGTATTAACGAATCCTCATTTTTATCCAGGAGAGATTTCAAAAACTCGCGATACGGAGCAAGCGCATTTAGCCATTTCTTATCCAGCAATCGGTGTAAAGGATCCAGATATGTATAGCTTTATTGCACTTAATAATATTATTGGTGGTAATATGAGCTCTCGTTTGTTCCAAGAAGTACGCGAGGAACGTGGTTTAGCTTATACAATTTTTTCTTACCAATCCTGTTATGCTGATGTTGGAGCATTTACGATTTATGGTAGTACAAGTCGTCAGCAATTATCACAGCTACAGCATACAATTGATGCAACATTACTTGATATCGTGGCAGGTGGCGTAACAGAGGAAGAGCTTGATAATGCGAAAGAGCAGCTCAAGGGTAGTTTTGTTCTCGGTCTAGAGGGGACAGGTGCTCGTATGAATCGCAACGGCACAAGTGAGTTAGTGCATCGTAAACATCGTTCAGTAGACGAAGTATTAGCGTCCATCGATGCCGTATCCATGGAATCGGTAGATCGTTTAATAGCAAAAATCATGAAAGCTGAGCCAGCCATTTCAATTATTGGCCCAGAAGCTTAA